Part of the Prunus dulcis chromosome 8, ALMONDv2, whole genome shotgun sequence genome is shown below.
tatagagcacAAGGCCAAAAATGGTGataacattcaaaatactagaaaatgccTAGGATTAATCTaaacattattaattaaataaatgataaattcacattttttcatataaaaaaattaaaattaaaattaaaataagataataggtcatatttttatggaacacaattACCAATTATCTTTCttaattcttaaaaaaaaaaaaaaaaaaaccaattggcacacTCGTGACTACGGGGTTAGTTTTGAACAAAGTTACAAAGACATAGGAAGTAATTAGTCATTGTATTCAACATATGTAGGAGATCAAAATGGATCTAATAACAAGtgatgaaaataaatgaaatcaaaaGGGTCAGGTATTTTTTGGGtggtaaaaagaaaagaaaaagatttcaTGTTCTTAATTTTGGCGAGTAAAAATGTTTTGATATCCCCCTTTGGCctgtttcttcttcctcatcgAACCCCAATCGAAGCAAAAAGCTTAGACAAAAATAAGTAATAAGACTCGAGAAAATTATACGCACGTAATaataaaaagcccaaaatgGACGTCCAATTTCTCTAAGCCCTCTTCTTTGTTCGTCTTCTTCCCCATGCGCACAGCCCACTATTCGCAGAGGTCGCATAGTCCCCAACACAACCCCAACAACGAAACATCAAACCGAAACCTAATAGAGGAAAATCCAAATACCAGTACACAGAAATCAGAcacagagagatagagagagagtttcATAGCGAGTCTAAGCAACCATTTCATGGCTGACATTTGGAGCGAGGTGTTGTGTTCTAGGGCAAACTCGGCCTTGTTTCAATTCTGAGCGTGTGCGCTGTTCAAAACCctaggagagagaaattagGCGAAATTGAAGTCCTTACTGTCGTGCCCTAGCTCTCAATTTTGCTACCCTGTCCCCAATTTCAGGTATTTTTGTTGCTCTGTTGGTATTAGGTTTTTGCCCATGGAAACCCtagaattttgaaattaggCATTCAGTTAGGGTTGAATGGAATTAGGGTTTCGTTCGTTGGGCAATTTGTGTGGAGTTGTCTTTCGTGTGTGATTGTGTAATGCATTGTGATTGAATGCTCGCGGTTTATAAGGTAAGTTTTGCTCTCTATGCCCTTATGGTATTGGCATGGGATTAAGAGCCAGAATTTGACGTTCCACACGGGGGATTGATTATGTTGTTTCTTTGAGTAGTATGTTAGTGGTTTTGAAACTGTAGTGGATATGTGTAAGGGTGCCCATGTGAGAATTCGAAGGAGATCATTGGGCAAGCCTCTTGCATGCAATTGTTGCTCTTAGTCATAGCATTATTAGTGCCAAATCATATATATTACAGTATCTTCGAGTAATGACTTACCATATTTTGGTCATCGCTTACcaaatttttccttttctgttcTTAGCTACGTGAACTAggtttcatttttcaattaGTGCTTGGTTTCGACCGGAAGATATGCCACTGATGCAGtgtgtatttgtattttgagGTTCACAATAGTTCAGTAATGTAGCTACTTATATTTATTGCCTTTAAATTCCCTTTCGTTTTTTAGCGTCTCACAGACTCCTTAAAGATTGAAAACTGTGCAGCCCCTTAATTTTGAATAGTGAACTACAAATCATTGATAaaatttttgtggaaaatagTTTTCTGAAAGATGGGGGAATAATGAGTTTATGATCGTGCTGAATTCACcccttttatttatgtatatatgatTGCTATATTAGTTTACATTTCCTGTTTTAAAACTGAACAGGTACAACGAGttcattttcctattttcaaattcttctttaaatacttataatttttctttcctcctTCAACCTGTTGATATCTGGGAGGAACAGAACTATGGATAGATTTGATATAAGAATGCAACTGTGTTATGTTGTGCATATTTCATATGTACTTTAGCGGGTTATCTTAGTAAATTGTAAGTTTGTCATTTGGGCTCTATAGGTGTTCAATAATGTACCTATCTTTGTATTTGTCTGTGTGAATTGTGATATCGAGCATGTTGCTAATGCAAATCATGCTATACCTGTTTCTGCATTTGTTTAGAAGAACATCATAATTTGAGATTGGTCAAATGCTTTTGCTTTGCTCTATAAGAGAAAACCGTTGTAGTACAAATCGTAGTAGTGAAGTGACAATTAAGCTTTGCCTCAAATATTTAGGTAATTTCCATTTATGTTTAATATGATTAGGTCCAACTGTTAAGTCAGGCATGTGAAATCAGTGTGGGCTTGTGTTGGATGTTTGAGCGAATGGGGATTGTTTATTTCTAAAATAGCTGATGTAATTTGTCATCTGATatagtgtatatatatatatatatatatatatttttttttttttccttctgccGATTCTAATATATTATGTTCACATCTTATGTCCAAATGTATCATTTTGCTGCTTGTGTTGACATTTTTGGTATGTTTAAGAACACTGTTTCTTGAGGGACTTATCATTTGTGGAACTAGTTAATTGACATTCATGCTATTTGATTCAGTGAAATGGGGACATATTCTCCTCATTTTCTTAAGATACAGCATTTAAAATTTAGTCAActgatatattttttaacttaTTACTTGTGTGTAAGGTTATTATCCTTCTTTTAAGTTAAAAAAGTACTTTCAATTCTCTATTCTTATATGACTTTTTGATACCTGTTCTTTCAGTGAGTTTTATAGACTTTGGATTAGATGGGAGATTAAAGATTGCGGGCATTAAGGTCGGAATGCATGGATGTAGCTCAGGATCTGCTCTCCTAGTAAATGCAGAGGTTGATTCCATGGGTGGAGTGGTTGACGGCGGAATTGGTATTGGTTTGAAAACCTCTCCGCGCCGAGCAGCAATCGAGAAGGCTCAAGCAGAACTTAGGTATGATTTCTCATTTGTGTTTACCCCTCATCCCTTCCAACTTCTACTTTTGGATGTTTTCCCTGTCTACATGAGGTATATAATTAACTGTTATTTGCTGATAACAGACAGGAGTATGATGTGCGGGAGGAAAGAAGAAGGGAGCTAGAGTTTCTCGAGAAAGTATGGAAATTTGATCTCGTGGTggctatttattttttgactGCTTTATGTAGTGATTATCGCAACGCTCTTACTTTCAGGGTGGCAATCCTTTGGACTTCAAACTTGGAAATGGAGCTTCTGTTAGTGTCCAGTCTACTTCACTCACTGATCAGCATCCAGAACAGTTTGTGACCAGGTagtctttatttttatataattacatGATTTTTCAATTAACCGGCTAAAAtctcttcattttttctttttcttatatcATGGCGTGATCTCAGTGAAGCAAAAGGTAGTTTTGCATTGACTGCATCACCGCGTGGGGACTCTGTTGAAAGTAGTGGTCGACCAGAGGTTCCTACACTTTGTGAACCCAATAGTGCTGATAATCTCTTACTATTTGATGGTGACAATGATGTGCCTGATGGGGAAAGGAATTCTATGCATCTTAGTAGAAGGAACAACATTGGTCCATCGGAACAGTCGTCCCAGATGGATGGGACTCAAAATGCCAAGGAATCTGAAGACTCTGCTATTTTCCGTCCTTATGCTCGAAGGAACAGGTCCAGACCAAATCGTGATGGTACTCGATCAAATTCAATGGATATACAGGGTCGTGGTGGTCAGGGATCTTCTTTACCTGCTCGTGGGGTGTCAAAGGATCCTAAGAAGCTGATATCTGAAACTAACAACCAAAAGGACCAACCTCCTGTCGCTAGCCTAAAGTCTGCGAGTTCAAATGGTGATATCGCTCCCAAGATTGTAAGTTGTGATAATCAGTTCGATATGGAATTGGAGGGGGTGCAGGCCCTTGAAATAGTTACTGGTCCAACGAAAGATAGTTCTGAAAGCAAATTGGATGTTACAACTCCTAAAAGTTTGAGAGAGAGCGAACACAGTCAACCATGTCAGGTTGATTCTCAGGAAGAGCCCATTGACGTTTGTGGGAGACCAGAGGTTGTTGAAGAAAGGGAACCACTAGTATCATCTGTTCTTGAAGGTCCTTCTTGTGCAGCTACAACAAAGACTGAAAATGAAATCAGTTCTGCACAGGTGAATGGGTTTAGCAATTCAAATAGAGAGAGTAAAATTGTACCAAATGAAGTTCACGTTAGCAGTGCAGCCTTAGGCACAAAGGGTTTAGATTCAGAGTCTTCTTGCACCCAAACTAGTGTAGGATTAGATGTAAATAATGATAGTGACATATGTACTACTACAAGGAACACTGATAATGGAAATATTATCGAATCATCAGATGTTGATGGGGCACAAAATCTAGCTGGTGGTGAAATGGTACAAGAAGGTAATGAAACCAAAGCTGTTGACAGTGGTTGTATTGTTAATGATCACCAGGCTTCTGTTTGTCAAAACCACTCTGGCAATGGTGAAGTCAAAGTTGAGGAGGATATGAGTGAAAGTAGACCTGAGTTGCATAATGAAGCTAAGCTTCATTCAAACATTGAGGGAGAACAACCGAGTGACCGTACAATATCAGGAACTGATAAGAAAGTGGATGATGTGTTGGATAATAGTTCCAAAATCAACAAAGAGAACTCTTGCACTGGCATATCTCAGGGTCCTCAGGACTTATCTATGTGTGAGGTTCCTGAGACTGTTTTGTCAGGGAGCGATACAGCTGCAGGTTCTGACTGTCAAACTCCAGGAGTTCACTTGAAAGTGATAGACAAGGCACATGAAGATTCTATACTGGAAGAGGCTCGGATTATAGAGGTTATTTCTCTCTTCCCCTGCGATTTATGATGTCTAATTTTACAAACTTTAAGGGAGCATCTTACTTACTCCATCAAATGTAATAACCAGGCTAAGCATAAGAGGATTGCTGAATTAGCTGTTCGTTCTTTACCCTCGGAGAATCGCCGAAAGTCTCAGTGGGATTTTGTCCTCGAGGAAATGGCGTGGTTGGCAAATGATTTTGCACAGGCATGATATTATGATTATGCCCATATAGTTGAAGCTAACTAGTATTAACTatatcaatatttttaaagttcCCTAAACATTTTTGTTCAATTATTATGCGTTTATAGGAGCGTCTTTGGAAGCTAACTGCTGCTTCTCAAATATGTCATCGTGTTGCTTCTACTTCTGGGTTGAGAATGGAAAAGCAGCATCAACATTGGGTGCAAAAGAAAGTGGCTCATGACTTGGCAAGGGCTGTCAAGCAATTTTGGCATTCAGCTGAGACCCTTTTGAATGGTGACGATTCAAGTTCTTGTAAAAAAAACTGCAACTCCGATTTGGTTGGATCAATGAGTATTGATAGCAACGAAGCTTCTAAAGCCAAGGATGGAGAATCTAATATGGTGCTGGTCATTTATCTggatctatttttttaatggtcTTTACTTCTGGTCAATTTAATGCCTAGAAATCCTATGCTATTTAAATGGTTTGTTTCCCCTTATCTTTAGCATACGATAAGTGTTTAACTATGGGTCCACGTCTACTAATCTAATGAACTTTTCTCGTTGATAGACAGCTTTGTTAGTTACTTTTCTCGTTGAACTCTTAGATGTTTACTTAGTTATAAACTAATCAGCTATAACCACAGAGGGGGCAATAAAATGTGAGCAGAGAGAGTAAGTTTATGCCATTAAAAGAATAATCTGTCACCTTAAGCATGGATCTGGTTATTTTCTGCCCCATGGTCAAAGTTATTTTGAACTTGCTGAACCTTTATTGTTCCTAGTTTTTCTGTGGATAGGGGTTGATCAAAGTACAGAAGTGTATTAAAGCTCTTGATGAATAATTCTCTTTTTTCAATATGCCTAGTGCCCTTAATAATGATTGGAGTTATACTGGGTTTATAGTTCCAAAAGAGGTTGCAAGATGCTTTGGTATCCTCttggagaaaaaaatactCACATGGATGTTTGAAGTTGAGTAATGTAACATTGCTTCATCTGTCTGAGGTGGGAATGGGTCctccaaattttgaaaatgttgaaaatgttgTTCATGACTCTAATTTGTATGTCACTGATATTGTACTTATATTGTACTTATAGACCAGAAGTTTTGAAAGTTTTTGTCTTACCTGCATGTGCCATATGTTGTTGATCTAAATCATGGTCATTGGCAGGAGTCAAACAAAGATTTGGAGCCGCAATATTCCCGAAAAGATCTTGCACTGTCTATGCAGGGATACGCAGTGAGATTTTTGAAGTATAACAACTCTCGGGTTCCTCTTCTTCAAGCACATGCACCCGCTACTCCTGAGAGAATGTCTGATTTAGGGATTACAGAAATGTCATGGGAGGATCACCTTACGGAGGTGTGATTAAGTTCATTATGGTCTTTTTTGTTGAGTGAAGCTATCAATCTTGACATTGTCATGCATCTCTCCATCtacttttccttctctctctctctagggCAAACTAAAGTCCTTTTATATATTAGTCATGTATTTGTGTGGGTCATTTGTTAAAAATGAGTTTATGCTTTGGCAGGAAAATCTCTTCTATGCAGTTCCCTCTGGCGCGATGGAAACCTacagaaaatcaattgaatcTCATTTGGTTCAGTTTGAGGTAAATGCAATGCCCATCAGTGTAACTGACATAGGTGCTTCCTGTTTCTGGTTTCACAAAGGAATTATTACATTTAAAAGGAGAATGATGGGGAATAAAATGTTCAGTGTGAATAAGTTGTCACCTGTCTATAACAGTACACCCAACTGTTTCAGTTATTATAGGAATGAAACTCATGTTTGTATTTGGTATGATGTATGGTGTTATCATTATtgatttgtgttttttgtgGAAAGTTGCTTACATTATTGATTTGGTAATTgtttgaattcttttctttttttggttatcATTGCTGATTTAGTGACCTCAAAATTTCAGAGAAGTGGCAGTAGCATGCAAGAGGAGGTTGATACATCTATGTATGATGCTGGAGCAGGTACAAGCTTAGACtattttgatataaatatCAGTAACTTGagtttatgtttgtttttattttcttagcGAATCCTGTGCTCATTAAATTTACATTTTAAATCTCAGAGTTTAGTTTTCAAGAGGCTCCATATGATGAGGATGAAGGAGAAACGAGCACCTATTATTTGCCTGGAGCATTTGAAGGTAGCAAGTCCTCAAAATCTAACCAGAAGAAGCGACAGAGGTTGAAGTTATATGCTTCTAGGTCGTATGAAGCAGGTGCCGATTTGCCTTTTGCCCAATGCACATCTGCAACTCAACAGTCCATGTTGATGGGGAAAAGGCCTGCTAGCCTCAACGTTGGTTCAATTCCAACAAAACGCATGCGTACTGCTTCCAGGCAGAGGGTCGTTGGTCCATTTGGTGGTGGAGCTACTGGGAGTAATGTGCAGGCCCAGATGAAGACAGATGCTTCAAGTGGAGATACTAATTCTTTTCAGGATGATCAGAGTACTTTGCATGGCGGATCTCAATTCCAGAAAAGTGTGGAGGTTGAGTCTGCTGGGGACTTTGAGAAACAGTTGCCCTATGACTATGCAGAAACATCAATGAAAcctaaaaagaagaagaaggcaaaACATCTGGTACataaaatattcatatttCAACTGGATAATAATATGGAAGGATCTTTAGTTCTTTTACATTAATCACTGGTTAAGTTGCTTGTATTCTTTATGGTTGCAGGCTTCTACATACGATCAAGGATGGCAGCTGGATTCTGCTATTCTTAATGAACAGGTATTTAGTAAAGTTGTTAGATATGATATGGGTCTGCTattcttaataatttttttaatctttatttACAAGTTATTTTCGTTGTGCTTTCTATTCTATGTAAGCTTGATCTACAATTTTTTTAGTCTGAATGTCATTCTCTCTCAGTTAAGTGTTGCATTGCATTCTATGAATTATATTCTAAAGTTGCAAGCAAATAACTGATGGTCCCTTAAATTAGCAGAGGGATCATTCGAAAAAGAGATTGGAGAGTCATCATTTTGAATCGAACGGAACAATCGGTAACTCTCTCCAGTGTGATATTTGTTTTAGCATTTGATTTGAGAATGTACTTGCTGttcttctcattttcattttgaactGTGTTTCTATAGGTTTATATGGTCAACATATTGCCAAGAAGCCGAAGATATTAAAACAATCTTTGGATAATACTTATGACAGTATTACTCCAATGGCTGGGTCCATTCCTTCACCAGTAGCATCCCAAATGAGTAATATGTCCAATACCAGTAAATTTATTAAGTTGATTGGTGGTCGAGACAGGGGACGGAAAACTAAATCACTAAAGGTACTCTTTGGTGGTACCCTGTTTGACAGTGTGCTAACACTTGACCCCCCGTGTTGtgctgtttttattttaccaTGTCCACTTATACCGTCAATGTGCATTTAAACTTTTTGCAGATGTCTGTTGGGCAGGCAGGTTCTGCAGGTCCATGGTCCCTATTTGAAGATCAGGTTAATATGTTATTgatttctttctcaaatttgTCTTTCTTCCATTGATATAGAGGTACCAATAATTACCCAAAATTTACTGTTTTTGTTACCTTAGGCACTTGTTGTTCTTGTACATGATATGGGCCCAAATTGGGAATTTATAAGTGATGCCATCAACAGTACTCTGCAGTTAAAGGTTAGTATAATTGTTGGAGCACCTTCGTATGCTTATTGTCTATTGTGAGGATAATCTATGTGCGTTTCAGGACAGTCTCAAGCACTTCTATAAATTAAACTTTGCTTTTGAAGTGTTGGTTTTCGTAGTCTTATGTATTGAGTGTTGCTCTCGTTGACTTTGTATCGTGCAGTTCATTTTTCGCCAGCCTAAAGAATGCAAGGAGCGTCACAAAATATTAATGGATATGAATGCTGGTGATGGGGCTGATAGTGCTGAAGATTCAGGATCTTCTCAGCCTTATCCATCTACAATACCGGGCATTCCCAAGGCAAGAGTGTGTTCTTTAAAGTACAAGTTTACCTCATATTTGTTCATGTTCAGCATGATAAACCTACATATATCAGTTTAATCTTACTTTTGTTTGCTGGCGTTTCTGCATGTCATGCAGGGCAGTGCCAGACAATTATTTGAACGCTTGAAAACCCCAATGGAAGAGGAGACTCTGAAATCTcattttgagaaaataattaagattGGTCAGAAGCATCACTATCGGAGGAGTCAGGTTTGTGAAAATTAAGTACAGATTTGTTGAATATGTGCAGATCCTATTGCAGTGGCTCGATTTTGGGTCAATATTGCTATCAGTGTCTCTGTAGCTTGCCCATCCTTACGATCAGAAATATTCTACCTTTCCACAAAGGCAAAATCTTTTTACAGTAATTAATGTTGGAATCTTCCACTATTTGTTACAGCATGATtgcattgattttttttttctgtgtcTTTGCCATATAAGATTTTATGGTTGGATGACATGCTGCATTTGAGATGATAGTCCTTTTAGTTTCTGTGCTCTGACCTGGCAGTTATTGATATTGTCATCCTGTAGAACTAACTGTTTTGATCCATAGGATTAGGTTGGTAAGATTGAGCAGTATTGTAGCTTCTTAAACTAATATATGATGATAGTGTGTTGTCAATTTCCTGTTAATGATCTGAGTTTGAACAAAATAGATTTCTCAACCCAACTCAAAATATTTGTGAGTAACAGGCTTAGTTGGGCtcagttgaaacttgaaataaAGTATTGTTTAGATGTTGAGGAGAATGTACACTACATGATTGAGACCTGGAAGCAGTTTAAGTACACCATTTTTTCTCTTATATGTTGCTTTATGTATACTCGAACTCCTTCCTGAATCCTAACAATAATTCTTTGTGATTGTGTATTTGTGAAGAACGATAACCAGGATCCGAAACAAATAACAACAGTCCACAATTCTCATGTTATTGCCCTCTCCCAAGTCTGTCCAAATAACCTGAATGGAGGTCTTCTAACGTAAGTTCTGGTTCTCGGATTTGATAGTACTTTCTGCTATTTAATCAAGTCATTGTTGATTATTTGTTCATGTCAGTATGTTATCAggtcttttcttcattttcttgctCGTATGCTTATTTCTCTTCTGTGACTGTAATATAAgtatttgggtttttatctGTGAAGCCCCCTTGATCTATGTGATGCCCCTTCATCAAGCTCAGATGTTCTTGGGTATCAAGGTTCTCATGCTAGTGGTCTAGCAATGTCAAATCAGAGCGCTATAGGGTCATTACTTCCTTCTGGGGCAAATGCCTCACTACAGGGATCTTCTGGTGTGGTTCTTGGCAGCAACTTGTCCTCACCGTCTGGCCCACCTAGTGCCAATGTCAGGTAGAGTCtgttttgggttgggtttgttatTGTGACCTTGATTTACATTTTTCGTTTATAAGATTGATCTTAtgtgcttttgttttattttttatttttatggctcCTATGGTTTCTCATTATTCATGGTACAGGGAGGGTAGATACAGTGGTCCAAG
Proteins encoded:
- the LOC117636479 gene encoding chromatin modification-related protein EAF1 B isoform X3 — protein: MHGCSSGSALLVNAEVDSMGGVVDGGIGIGLKTSPRRAAIEKAQAELRQEYDVREERRRELEFLEKGGNPLDFKLGNGASVSVQSTSLTDQHPEQFVTSEAKGSFALTASPRGDSVESSGRPEVPTLCEPNSADNLLLFDGDNDVPDGERNSMHLSRRNNIGPSEQSSQMDGTQNAKESEDSAIFRPYARRNRSRPNRDGTRSNSMDIQGRGGQGSSLPARGVSKDPKKLISETNNQKDQPPVASLKSASSNGDIAPKIVSCDNQFDMELEGVQALEIVTGPTKDSSESKLDVTTPKSLRESEHSQPCQVDSQEEPIDVCGRPEVVEEREPLVSSVLEGPSCAATTKTENEISSAQVNGFSNSNRESKIVPNEVHVSSAALGTKGLDSESSCTQTSVGLDVNNDSDICTTTRNTDNGNIIESSDVDGAQNLAGGEMVQEGNETKAVDSGCIVNDHQASVCQNHSGNGEVKVEEDMSESRPELHNEAKLHSNIEGEQPSDRTISGTDKKVDDVLDNSSKINKENSCTGISQGPQDLSMCEVPETVLSGSDTAAGSDCQTPGVHLKVIDKAHEDSILEEARIIEAKHKRIAELAVRSLPSENRRKSQWDFVLEEMAWLANDFAQERLWKLTAASQICHRVASTSGLRMEKQHQHWVQKKVAHDLARAVKQFWHSAETLLNGDDSSSCKKNCNSDLVGSMSIDSNEASKAKDGESNMESNKDLEPQYSRKDLALSMQGYAVRFLKYNNSRVPLLQAHAPATPERMSDLGITEMSWEDHLTEENLFYAVPSGAMETYRKSIESHLVQFERSGSSMQEEVDTSMYDAGAEFSFQEAPYDEDEGETSTYYLPGAFEGSKSSKSNQKKRQRLKLYASRSYEAGADLPFAQCTSATQQSMLMGKRPASLNVGSIPTKRMRTASRQRVVGPFGGGATGSNVQAQMKTDASSGDTNSFQDDQSTLHGGSQFQKSVEVESAGDFEKQLPYDYAETSMKPKKKKKAKHLASTYDQGWQLDSAILNEQQRDHSKKRLESHHFESNGTIGLYGQHIAKKPKILKQSLDNTYDSITPMAGSIPSPVASQMSNMSNTSKFIKLIGGRDRGRKTKSLKMSVGQAGSAGPWSLFEDQALVVLVHDMGPNWEFISDAINSTLQLKFIFRQPKECKERHKILMDMNAGDGADSAEDSGSSQPYPSTIPGIPKGSARQLFERLKTPMEEETLKSHFEKIIKIGQKHHYRRSQNDNQDPKQITTVHNSHVIALSQVCPNNLNGGLLTPLDLCDAPSSSSDVLGYQGSHASGLAMSNQSAIGSLLPSGANASLQGSSGVVLGSNLSSPSGPPSANVREGRYSGPRASSLPMDEQQRMQHYNQMLSGRNIQQSSLSVPGALAGTDRGVRMVPGANGMGMMCGMNRGMPMSRPGFQGMASSSMLNSGSMLSSSMVGIPSPVNMHSGAGSGQGNLMLRPRDALHMMRPGHNPEHQRQLMVPELPMQVTQGNGQGHAQQQHQVSQQQSHALSSPHHSHLQGPNHGTGQQQQAYAIRIAKERQLQQQRYLQQQQQQPQQQHQQQFAASNSLASHVQTQPQLPISSTLQNNSQIQSQTSPHPVSLSPMTSSSPMTPISSQHQQKLHLPLHGLSRNPGAVGMTNQMGKQRQRQPQQHHLQQSGRHHPQQRQLAQSQQQAKLSKGMGRGNSMLHQNLSIDPANLSIDPSHLNGLPMPPGSQALDKGEQIMQLMQGQGAYSGSGLNPVTSKPLVPQSPNHSQLPQKLLSSPPTPSSKQLQQMPSHSDNSTQGQVPPVPSGNTISASHQAVSPSIKGSNHQQLQSQQQAQQQKQANQTQPYVQRVLQQNRQVNLEIPNKSQNDLAQVDEQPVNGTSQVGVSMAIPQSSIDSSNVVPVPSAITPQWKSSEPVYDSNMSNSTTQVGPIGSPQLTNSSGNEPVPPISQGLGPRQLSGSLPSRGHNVGAQWQQQQQQQQQLLQQSPSLPSPSQQHHQQQEQQQQEQQSPQHQLPLQQQSQQQMQHLQAGQGSLYMMTGNSKPE
- the LOC117636479 gene encoding chromatin modification-related protein EAF1 B isoform X2, translating into MHGCSSGSALLVNAEVDSMGGVVDGGIGIGLKTSPRRAAIEKAQAELRQEYDVREERRRELEFLEKGGNPLDFKLGNGASVSVQSTSLTDQHPEQFVTSEAKGSFALTASPRGDSVESSGRPEVPTLCEPNSADNLLLFDGDNDVPDGERNSMHLSRRNNIGPSEQSSQMDGTQNAKESEDSAIFRPYARRNRSRPNRDGTRSNSMDIQGRGGQGSSLPARGVSKDPKKLISETNNQKDQPPVASLKSASSNGDIAPKIVSCDNQFDMELEGVQALEIVTGPTKDSSESKLDVTTPKSLRESEHSQPCQVDSQEEPIDVCGRPEVVEEREPLVSSVLEGPSCAATTKTENEISSAQVNGFSNSNRESKIVPNEVHVSSAALGTKGLDSESSCTQTSVGLDVNNDSDICTTTRNTDNGNIIESSDVDGAQNLAGGEMVQEGNETKAVDSGCIVNDHQASVCQNHSGNGEVKVEEDMSESRPELHNEAKLHSNIEGEQPSDRTISGTDKKVDDVLDNSSKINKENSCTGISQGPQDLSMCEVPETVLSGSDTAAGSDCQTPGVHLKVIDKAHEDSILEEARIIEAKHKRIAELAVRSLPSENRRKSQWDFVLEEMAWLANDFAQERLWKLTAASQICHRVASTSGLRMEKQHQHWVQKKVAHDLARAVKQFWHSAETLLNGDDSSSCKKNCNSDLVGSMSIDSNEASKAKDGESNMESNKDLEPQYSRKDLALSMQGYAVRFLKYNNSRVPLLQAHAPATPERMSDLGITEMSWEDHLTEENLFYAVPSGAMETYRKSIESHLVQFERSGSSMQEEVDTSMYDAGAEFSFQEAPYDEDEGETSTYYLPGAFEGSKSSKSNQKKRQRLKLYASRSYEAGADLPFAQCTSATQQSMLMGKRPASLNVGSIPTKRMRTASRQRVVGPFGGGATGSNVQAQMKTDASSGDTNSFQDDQSTLHGGSQFQKSVEVESAGDFEKQLPYDYAETSMKPKKKKKAKHLASTYDQGWQLDSAILNEQRDHSKKRLESHHFESNGTIGLYGQHIAKKPKILKQSLDNTYDSITPMAGSIPSPVASQMSNMSNTSKFIKLIGGRDRGRKTKSLKMSVGQAGSAGPWSLFEDQALVVLVHDMGPNWEFISDAINSTLQLKFIFRQPKECKERHKILMDMNAGDGADSAEDSGSSQPYPSTIPGIPKGSARQLFERLKTPMEEETLKSHFEKIIKIGQKHHYRRSQNDNQDPKQITTVHNSHVIALSQVCPNNLNGGLLTPLDLCDAPSSSSDVLGYQGSHASGLAMSNQSAIGSLLPSGANASLQGSSGVVLGSNLSSPSGPPSANVREGRYSGPRASSLPMDEQQRMQHYNQMLSGRNIQQSSLSVPGALAGTDRGVRMVPGANGMGMMCGMNRGMPMSRPGFQGMASSSMLNSGSMLSSSMVGIPSPVNMHSGAGSGQGNLMLRPRDALHMMRPGHNPEHQRQLMVPELPMQVTQGNGQGIAPFNGLSSGFPNQTTPPSVQTYPGHAQQQHQVSQQQSHALSSPHHSHLQGPNHGTGQQQQAYAIRIAKERQLQQQRYLQQQQQQPQQQHQQQFAASNSLASHVQTQPQLPISSTLQNNSQIQSQTSPHPVSLSPMTSSSPMTPISSQHQQKLHLPLHGLSRNPGAVGMTNQMGKQRQRQPQQHHLQQSGRHHPQQRQLAQSQQQAKLSKGMGRGNSMLHQNLSIDPANLSIDPSHLNGLPMPPGSQALDKGEQIMQLMQGQGAYSGSGLNPVTSKPLVPQSPNHSQLPQKLLSSPPTPSSKQLQQMPSHSDNSTQGQVPPVPSGNTISASHQAVSPSIKGSNHQQLQSQQQAQQQKQANQTQPYVQRVLQQNRQVNLEIPNKSQNDLAQVDEQPVNGTSQVGVSMAIPQSSIDSSNVVPVPSAITPQWKSSEPVYDSNMSNSTTQVGPIGSPQLTNSSGNEPVPPISQGLGPRQLSGSLPSRGHNVGAQWQQQQQQQQQLLQQSPSLPSPSQQHHQQQEQQQQEQQSPQHQLPLQQQSQQQMQHLQAGQGSLYMMTGNSKPE